The Puntigrus tetrazona isolate hp1 chromosome 9, ASM1883169v1, whole genome shotgun sequence genome includes the window CTTTCACTGAAAAAGGCTTTGAGTTTGACTGTGGTAAGATGCTGTCCTTGACctgcttttaataattaaatgctgGATGTCTTCTATcatataacaaattattttatttttttctcaggctTCCATTATATTGGACAACTTCATGAGAACAGCTTCTTGAAAGTTGCATTGGATCTGATTACTGATGGCCAGGTGCATTTTGCTGAGCAGGGTTCCCATGTGGACACGGTGGTTATTGGCACAGGACCTCAGCGTAAAGAATACACTATCTACAATGGTAAGAAGCAGATGGAGGCTCATCTAAAGAAGCAGTTTCCCAATGATGTTAAAGCAGTGGAGGAGCTCTTCAAAATCATGAAGGTATTTGAATGCTCTGAAGTTTATCACTCATTTGTGGCTGGTGTTTAATGtccctttttaaatttttgtctTAGATCTGTTCCAAGAAGATCCACCTGCTGTGTATGCTTAAGATGTTTCCACTCTGGTTCTCTCGCTTCATACTGTGGAGTGGAATTGCTGATTTAATATCGCCAGTTTTCAAATACTCCCGCACCAGTACAACCGATATAGTGAAGTCTCTTACCAGCAACCTGGACCTCCTCACCGTGTTTTCTCATATATTTTATGGTAAGAATGCCTGTTCCCAACAACTTTTACATGCAGATGTttggtttttaataaaatgtattgttccCTAAAGGGGTCCCACCCAAAAACTCCAGTTGCATGATTGATGCCCTCTTCTTGCACCACTCAAAGCGTGGTGTCTACTATCCAAAGGGTGGTGCCAGTGAGATCCCATACCACATCATCCAGGTTTTGGAGAAGCATGGAGGGAGAGTCCTGGTCAATGCGGCTGTGTCCAACATTCTAGTTGATAAAAACCGAAGTGCATATGGTTAgttctcgtgtgtgtgtgtgtgtatatgctaGGAATGGGTTAAGTTGACCAGATTGCACAGTTCATATCATGGAGCTCCGCTACTTGCAGACAGGTCTAACAAGGGTAATGATGGTGTTCTCTTTGACTAGGAGTGACTGTTAAGAGTGGAGGTCAAGACTTTGAAGTTCGGGCTCCTGTGATAGTTTCTAATGCTGGCCTGTTCACTACTTTCAAAAAACTTCTGCCTCCTGAAGTCCAGGCAAATCAAAGTAAGTGACAACGTTTTCAGTGCAAATGGTATAAGGCCTTTCAATTACTCATTTAACAAAGGGGGAGGAAACTTTATTCCTAAGATTCTTCTGGGGTAATCTGTTCCTCTGCTGCTTACAGAGGTCCAAGACTGTCTTCATACTCTAAAGCCAGGCAAAGGATTTTTCCAGGTGTTTGCAGGCTTTAATGCAACTACGGAAGACCTGGGCATCTCCTCAACCAACATGAGACTATATAAGAGCAACAACATGGATGAAATGTAGGAATCCACATCCACTTGCTTTTGTATTGAAGTGCATTGCTGTAACAACTTTTTGTTTTAGGCTGGAAGACTACTTTGGTTCGGACAAGGAAGCTGCACCTGACAACATCCCCATGATGCACGTCTCCTTCCCTTCTGCTAAGGATCCCACCTCATGCACCCGTTTCCCAGGTTATTTCACCCTCTGAGTCCCAAACCTTCAGTCTAAtgactaaataactaaaatgtcTCTGTGGCTTGTTTTAGGGCAGTCCCGTATGGTGATCCATACCATGGTCAATCCAAAGTGGTTCGAACAGTGGAAAAATGTCAATGAGACTGCAAGGGATGACGATTATGACCGGTACAAGATGAGATTCGCTAATAATCTCTTTGACTGGATTTGTGTCCACTTCCCTAAACTGAAAGAGAAGGTGAACTCAATTTGCACAACTGTTGAGTGCTACTTGACTAACCATTGCAAAAGTGTAACCATGTGGCTTTTCTCTTTTGTAGGTAGTGCTGTTGCATGCAGTCACTCCCATCAATATGCATGGTCTGGAGGCTGCATATGGATCCATGCTGTCCGCAGAGCACAGTCTGGACCGATACCAGCCTCTGAACATTGCCATAACCAGATGCAGCACTCCTGTCAAAAATCTCTACCTGTCaggtaattttttattttttttaaataaaaccactgTATTGCCTGGTATCAATGTCTTGTTTGCCCTTTTTTAGGGCAAGATGTCTTCTCTGGAGGTTACTGTGGTGCTCTACATGGTGGACTTCTCTGTGCTTCAACTGTTCTGGATCACTGTGTGCATGTTGACCTCCtactccaaaaaaacaaactgaagaGGAAAGTGGCCAAGAAACTAGAGTGAGAAATGAGGCAGTGTATTTACAGGCTTGATGTTTCTTGCTGTATTGTTCTCTGCAAACTGTAATAAAACTCACCTATTGCACAACGCGTTTTATGGTGTTTAGTGAAACACGTGCTTTAGACTTGACAAGTGGTTGTAATCCCATGTATCCTGGAAGTAACTAAGGGGTGCCAAGCCTTAACATGCTGTAGCCAGTGAGTCTATGCTCTTCCTCCACCTGGTATCTTGTAAACTTGGAACCTTAAATTGTCCTTATTGGTGAACTGTCTAGAGTTTGTCACTAGATGGTAGCATTACAGTGCTGcagtttcagcttttttttttttttttttttttaaggacttTCAGCCCACAACCAGGCTCTGTAGTGCTAGAAGTTACACTTGGGGAAAATTCATGCCATCTCGTGCAGAAACGAGTATGCTCTAGAATGTGATCTTGTTCATCCCTATAGTGACGGATGTGGAAACTCTAGCTTGCAGGGCCTAGAAGATTGAAAAGGTCTCGGATGTACTGTTAAACCTTGTAGTCTGAAGTGCAGTGAaaaatgtttgggtttttttttccgaaGCAGTTTAGTCTAAACCAGAGCTTTAAGTTGTAGATGAAGTACACAATGGTTAAGAGGGTTGCTGGACAATTAAGGGGTTTGACCTTGCCCTTCTGTTATGTGCGGCTTGTAGAAAGCTTTGAATGCAGAAACCGGTTTCAAAGAACTTGACTTGTTTAGTGTGCTGCCAGTTAAGGAATATTGGCTCACTGTTTGTACACTGCATTCAAAACTAATCTTTTGGCCATTTGTCTTACGATTCAAAATCCATAAAATGTTCAGTTGGGAAGATGAATCAAGCTGAACAAAAATTAATAGTTGTAAATCACAGCTTTTTCTGCCGTCCAAAAGCCAGTGGAAATTCCTGTTCAGTTTTGACACCAGTCTCATACCAAATGTCATTACCAAGTGCAATTGGTCTTCCAGTCATTCTTTGTATGcacattatacattttctacCCAAGtagcatgtcatttttttttggcacttATTTTCACACTGTGAATAGAAGTCAAGTGACTCTTTAGAGTATTTTGTATTGgatataaatactatatacaGCAAAAATGGTTATAGTTGAGTTGGATGCATTTCTGTCATCTCCATGTATGCATTGGTTTTTTTGCCAGTCTTTTTTCGTCTCTTGCCACCTTTTTTTCAGTGCGCTGAGCACAGATCACTGCAGTAGTGTGTATGAGTGCAGCAGCAGGATGGTGTGCAGGGGCGAACGGAGCTATTaaaagctgctgctgctgctgtataAATAGCCCAAGCATATAAACGGCGACTCCGACAGTATTAGATGCTGCGGCCAGCTCCCCGCAGGAAGCTGTTGATGAAAGCGAGCACGCAATCCATCTCAACCAGAGGTGAATGGAGCCTTCTGCACAAAtccaattttaatatttaatacaaacacTGCAGTATAATTGGACATTGTTATTCATGCTCTTTATTACCGGGATCGGCTCCTGCTGCTATTTCAGAAGCTGCATGGATACTAGTTGAGTATTCGGTGGAAATTTAGGCTCTGATTTTGCCTGCTCTATGCAGATGGTGGCTGTTCCCTGTAGCTACTGAAGGAGATATAAATAGCAGCAGTTTCTGCCTCATCCCTCAGtgcgtctctctctgtctctctctctctctctccacacacacacttacactgtTGTACTCACAATACAAACACACTCtgagtgtgtctctctctccttcataCATATTCTCACCTCTTGCTCATCAGTTTGACTTCTAGCTTAAAATATCCTTTCTTCACTGCATCTCGCCCTCTCAATCACTTCCCATAAGAATGATGAATCACAATGGAGATATTGTTTAACCTACATCTTATTTGTTTCTCCTAGGCAGCTTTTAGAATAAATGGAAAGCCAAAGGACACAGAAGGTAACGCAGGTGGGCTTGAATATTTTCTGTTACGCTATagttaatcataaataattcCACCCAAATAAGTAAACACTGTGTCTCTGTGGTGCTATCAACAgattgctctgtttgtttaaatatccCGAAAAGCCCAGCTCAGCAGCATCGTAAGTGAGTatggaaaatgactatttaCCCACCCTAAAGCAGTGTCcatgttttgttattattgcaataatgtgaaatataaagGTTCATAATTGGCATCTGTGTTTCAACAAAGAATCTTTAACATCTATGGAATGTTTTCGTTGCACAAAATGTTCTATAAAGTGGAAAAAGTCTTTTGAAGTTTCAGAAATTGTCCCTTCGCTGCTGTAAAagcctttttttcctttattttaaaaaaagtattgttccacattttgcaaaaacaagtaacaaatttgattttatttagagATTTAGAATAGTTTATATCCTGACCAACTGTGTTAGGTTGGTTTGTTTCAATTAATTGAAAGTAcatatctattttaatattataaataaacttttttattttatattgagcTAGCTGatattgttttactgttgtCCAGTTCCAGTTAGCAGCTTccctttttaaaatgagtacaaagaaaacttatttattttttggctacAGAAATCTTTATTCCCATAGATGTGCATCTTGGACATTGATCGGAAAAGCTGCTTCAAAGGCTCTCTGTCAATACAACACACAGCTGCTGAATTGATCTGTTGATATGTGCACAAGCACTACAGAATCTGGTCGAAATGCTCCTATAGTGCATCTTTAGTCCTTGATATTTCATTAGAATTGATGTGCAAATTATGAACTTATTTTCCTCCATGTTGGAGAATGCGTAAATGCTTGACTTGCATCTTGGCACGAGGCACAGTGTGCTTCAAAAGCTTTCAGTTTGCCGTTTTGCCATTTAGAGAAGTTATTACGAAATAAATACGAAGAGGAGTCCAAATGTCTGAAACCAGTAGTGAAGATGCTTCTATTTAGctatttttcaaactttttcatTACAAATTATATCAGCCAGAAGACTTTAAGTAAAATCTTATTTGATCAGCGActttgtgtctttattttggattttttctGAAAAGGCTAAATTAGATTTGgaattctatctatctgtctgtttatcattatatgtcattctatgaaaaaaaaaacatcctgttGTGCATAAGCCGTATGACCTGTTCAAGCAAGGCTTTGTCAAGTACACATTTAAAGTTTGTCTTGACTAACTTACAGTTAACTACAAGCACATGATTTGAATTCAGCTCAAATCATATGTTGTATGAGGGCTGTGATTAAAACCCAACATTCACAGAGTGAAAACTTTCTCAGCTGAAATTTGGATCCAACCGCTCTACATTTTGCGATAATTGACAACATTTCACTGTTCATTCCACCCCCTGCTGGGCTTATTATTCTCAGCTTCCAGAATGATTTAGCACAAGCCTGCCTACTTGTTTTGACTTGAACAGGAATAGAAATGCATGTAGGATACTGGTGTTTGTGGCTATTATCCGCTCTTTTTAACCGTAAATCTAGACAAGAACTTATATAACACGTTCTTTctcttttagtctttttttatgtcacattatttcacattcggttattttaaaagtgtcatAAAAAGATCAAGACATACTAAATATAGCATGTGAAAACTGTCTGTTTCTTTTACAGTGATAGTAATGCATGTGCATTATCTACAATTTAGAAGTTTAGCATAAGCAGTTTCATGATTTGAAACTTGTTTAGGGTATTACGTGTATCATATTTTTACTACAACAGCATATATAGTTACATATTCTGTATAGCATGTAAAATTTTTCTCATCGTTCATTTATGAACCCATtgcaaaaaagggaaaataataaactttaGACAGAAAAATTCTGAACAAATGAATTCACATCTTATTatagtatgtttttttcctgaatcAATTATTTCTATACAGTATATTCAGTATTGTCTATAAATATTGTTAGTTCATTGTTAATATCCAAAAGTGGaacctctgtagtgaatgggtgccgtcagcatGAGAGTCAGAACAGCTGGTAAAACATCAACTCGCAAGTGATCAACGGTTCATCAAtcaacatcttgtgaagtgaaaagctgtgtgtttgttaaaaaaaaatccctcttTAAGATGCTATTAACTTCAAACCGTTGCATGCAGTGAAAAGTACCATGCTGAATCTGGagtctgaatcaggagataaatatgcacagatcaaaataaaccaaaattttggtgttttgttttttaatgagagACGACCACATGGGATGGACTTTTTCAATGGAGGAAATTATATTATAGATAATTATAGACTCATGTTTTGGCCAGAAGAAACAGTTTAGCTTTTCAactcacaagacattaattgatggactggagtcgtgtggattacttgtgggttagtgtgatgtttttatcagctgtttggactctcattctgatccacatcttggatggcctgaatGTGAGTACATACtgaacaaattttcatttttgggtgagctatcctaTCTGCAAAGGATTTAGGTGAACCATTCTGAAGTTTTGGGATCGGTCAAGGCCTAAGAGCCATGTAACAAAATCCCCATAACACACTAGTGTTTATCACCACATTGTTTTGGAATGAATCAGACAGGGTGATTCTGCATGGTACTTAGCAGTTTATTATCCGACTGTGCATGCAATGCGCCCCTTCTCGGAAATCTCTTGCATTTAGGGGGAGGAATAAGTCTTTTTCTCAATACACCACCATGAAATGGCCTAGACTCCATCACCGCCGGCTCAtgattgtttttccattttaatggaCTGCTCCAAACTTTACCTTGGAGAGTGTCCCTGCTGTGCTGGAACCCTTTGTGTTGGCGCAGCGCCGTTGTCTCTGGAACATTCTCCGGATGGACCATCCTGTCTGCAGGCAgtatgcgtgtttgtgtgcaaTTCATCTTTCTGAATTGACTCTGTACCATTATTCCCATTGCGATTCCCAAGTCTCTCAGCAGACGGTCAAGACATTCCATCAGGTGTG containing:
- the retsatl gene encoding inactive all-trans-retinol 13,14-reductase, producing MWWILLFIEWFVDWARGAFWYLFARRCGLCKGTVSPPGPLVVDQKKKDRLLQKEFGEFEVPKNLDVIVIGSGVGGLTAAAVLSKLGKKVLVLEQDKQAGGLCKTFTEKGFEFDCGFHYIGQLHENSFLKVALDLITDGQVHFAEQGSHVDTVVIGTGPQRKEYTIYNGKKQMEAHLKKQFPNDVKAVEELFKIMKICSKKIHLLCMLKMFPLWFSRFILWSGIADLISPVFKYSRTSTTDIVKSLTSNLDLLTVFSHIFYGVPPKNSSCMIDALFLHHSKRGVYYPKGGASEIPYHIIQVLEKHGGRVLVNAAVSNILVDKNRSAYGVTVKSGGQDFEVRAPVIVSNAGLFTTFKKLLPPEVQANQKVQDCLHTLKPGKGFFQVFAGFNATTEDLGISSTNMRLYKSNNMDEMLEDYFGSDKEAAPDNIPMMHVSFPSAKDPTSCTRFPGQSRMVIHTMVNPKWFEQWKNVNETARDDDYDRYKMRFANNLFDWICVHFPKLKEKVVLLHAVTPINMHGLEAAYGSMLSAEHSLDRYQPLNIAITRCSTPVKNLYLSGQDVFSGGYCGALHGGLLCASTVLDHCVHVDLLLQKNKLKRKVAKKLE